In Planctomycetia bacterium, the genomic window CCACGGCCACGCCAAACCACTGGCACTCGTTGGTTAGCATCTGGGCGATGCAAGCCGGCAAAGACGTGTACGTGGAGAAGCCGGTCAGCCACAACGTGAGCGAAGGTCGGCGGATGGTCGAGGCGGCCCGCAAGTACGGGCGCATCTGCCAAACCGGCACGCAATGCCGTTCGATGCCGGGCACGAAGAAAGCCATCGACTTCATGCGCGCCGGCGGCATCGGCGAGCTGAAGATTGCCCGCGGACTGTGCTACAAGCGCCGCGACTCGATCGGCCCGCGCGCCTGTTATCCTTGGCCGAAGACGGTCGACTACAACCTCTGGTGCGGCCCGTCGCCGCTGGAACCGCTCATGCGCGAGCGGTTGCACTACGATTGGCACTGGCAATGGGAACAGGGGAACGGCGACCTCGGCAACCAGGGCATCCACCAGATGGATATCGCCCGCTGGGGCCTCGGAATCGACAAGCTGAGCGACACGGTCCTGAGCTACGGCGGCCGCTTCGGCTATGAGGACGCCGGCGACGTAGCCAACACGCAGGTCGTCGAGCACATCTACGGCGACAAAAGGCTGATTTTCGAAGTCCGTGGCTTGGAAACGGAAAAGTACCGCGACGCGGGCGTCGGCGTTGTTTTCCACGGCACGACGGGATACATCGTGCAGGACGGTTACAACCACAGCACGGCCTTCGACCTCGACGGTAAGGTGATTCAGGAATTCACCGGCCCGGGCGGCGACGATCTCCACTACGAGAACTTCATCCGCGCGGTCCGCAGCCGCAACTACCAGGACCTCAACGCCGACATCGAGCAAGGGCATCTCTCCAGCGCCCTGTGCCACTTGGGTAACATCTCGATGCGGCTCGGCGAACACCTTAACGCCCCGGATTGCGAGTCGTACCTGAGCGGGCATCAGGTCGACCTGGAAACTTGGGATCGCTTCAAGGGTCACCTGGCCGACCGCGCCGTCGACCTCGGCAAAGTCAAGCTCT contains:
- a CDS encoding Gfo/Idh/MocA family oxidoreductase produces the protein AVIGSGGRGGSHLEHFRERKDAAVTYICDADEQRAQGHIAAIEKSQGHRPKFVQDMREVFDDPTVDIVTTATPNHWHSLVSIWAMQAGKDVYVEKPVSHNVSEGRRMVEAARKYGRICQTGTQCRSMPGTKKAIDFMRAGGIGELKIARGLCYKRRDSIGPRACYPWPKTVDYNLWCGPSPLEPLMRERLHYDWHWQWEQGNGDLGNQGIHQMDIARWGLGIDKLSDTVLSYGGRFGYEDAGDVANTQVVEHIYGDKRLIFEVRGLETEKYRDAGVGVVFHGTTGYIVQDGYNHSTAFDLDGKVIQEFTGPGGDDLHYENFIRAVRSRNYQDLNADIEQGHLSSALCHLGNISMRLGEHLNAPDCESYLSGHQVDLETWDRFKGHLADRAVDLGKVKLWCGVPLKIDVDNESIPGTEPAQAMLTREYRKPFVVPAAGQV